The proteins below are encoded in one region of Neisseria macacae ATCC 33926:
- a CDS encoding MAPEG family protein, with protein sequence MTLAYWCILIASLLPLFCSFIAKAQGGFQPSDNRNPRDFLARTQGLSARANAAQQNGFEVFAPFAAAVLVAHATGNAEQATINLLAVSFIAFRIAYIFSYLKDKPSLRSAMWTGGFVCTIGLFVAAV encoded by the coding sequence ATGACTTTAGCCTATTGGTGCATTCTGATCGCATCGCTGCTGCCGCTGTTTTGTTCCTTCATCGCCAAAGCGCAGGGCGGTTTTCAGCCGTCGGACAACCGAAATCCGCGCGATTTCCTCGCCCGCACGCAAGGCTTGTCGGCGCGTGCCAATGCCGCCCAGCAAAACGGTTTTGAAGTATTCGCCCCGTTTGCCGCTGCTGTTTTGGTGGCACACGCCACAGGCAACGCCGAACAAGCGACCATCAACCTTTTGGCAGTATCGTTCATTGCCTTCCGCATCGCTTATATTTTCAGCTATCTGAAAGACAAACCAAGCCTGCGTTCGGCAATGTGGACGGGCGGATTTGTCTGCACCATCGGGCTGTTTGTAGCCGCTGTCTGA
- a CDS encoding GFA family protein: protein MKAKCLCGNVSLEVEHDKHVHACHCGMCRTWGSGATFSLIAAKPPKIDGGENIARYHSSEWAERAFCKNCGTHLFYHFLPNDSYFVFAGLFADNADFKLEEQIYIDAKAPYYELANDTPKLTEEEFLAQFGGE, encoded by the coding sequence ATGAAAGCAAAATGCCTGTGCGGCAACGTATCTTTAGAAGTGGAACACGACAAACATGTCCACGCCTGCCATTGCGGCATGTGCCGCACTTGGGGCAGCGGTGCGACGTTTTCGCTGATTGCTGCCAAGCCGCCTAAAATCGATGGCGGTGAAAATATCGCCCGCTACCATTCGTCCGAATGGGCGGAACGCGCGTTCTGCAAAAACTGCGGTACACATTTGTTCTACCATTTCCTGCCGAACGACAGCTATTTCGTCTTTGCCGGACTGTTTGCCGACAACGCCGATTTCAAATTGGAAGAGCAGATTTACATCGACGCCAAAGCCCCGTATTACGAACTGGCAAACGACACGCCCAAGCTGACCGAAGAAGAATTTTTGGCACAATTCGGCGGCGAATAG
- a CDS encoding TonB-dependent copper receptor produces the protein MKHQLLLLPIALAVSQAWADTDPVPEETVILSPVTVTGTQQQKANSVTFNPKAALQPLPAGDGADLLQSVPNMSIIRKGGSSGDPLFRGLGGSRLSINADDQFIYGGCSMRMDPPTAYIHPNSFDKVVVTKGPQTVTQGMGLVSGSVQFIRKDPDFSEKPYNINASLTAGSNDRRDGSLEAEFGGKYGYVRSNISHNEAGDYKDGSGKRVHSHFKRDSQMLQLGITPTENTTIAGTYERSRAKVAYADRMMDGSKFDRDAWNVRFTQRNLTPWFSELELRYGESEIDHVMDTYSLRTIRNPAGKQIKNANNPKRNTDTGRLKATFDWDNLNLQTGVDYMDDVHVARMERGGDGYRHKPYMPNQSFKQWGVFTEAAWQQTDKQRWVAGLRHDRVKAHYDSADVTDPVLKHQKFNLNSGFLRWERDTDNGLKYYAGFGIAERSPDYWERLRAKKKIIHPEQNRQIDAGIIWKRPNLHASVSVFGSDVKNFIILERQGTDLGVRNVKASRFGGEAEVKWTFAPNWEIGSSLAYTHGKNRTDGKPLAQTPPLEWNNTLAFDNGKFSAGALWRVVAKQNRYSKGQGNIVGQDIGASSGFGVLSLNAGWKFSKYATLQAGIDNVFNKTYAEFVSKGGDPSAGTQTLRVNEPGRTAWLRLQAKF, from the coding sequence ATGAAACACCAGCTACTCCTTCTGCCGATTGCCTTAGCCGTCTCCCAGGCTTGGGCGGACACAGACCCTGTTCCCGAAGAAACTGTTATCCTTTCCCCCGTTACCGTCACCGGCACACAACAACAAAAAGCCAATAGCGTTACTTTCAACCCCAAAGCTGCTTTGCAACCCCTCCCTGCCGGAGACGGTGCGGACCTTTTACAATCCGTGCCCAACATGAGCATCATCCGCAAAGGCGGAAGCTCGGGCGATCCGCTGTTCCGCGGTTTGGGCGGTTCGCGCCTGTCGATTAACGCCGACGACCAGTTTATTTACGGCGGCTGCAGCATGCGTATGGACCCGCCGACTGCCTACATCCACCCGAATTCTTTCGACAAAGTCGTCGTCACCAAAGGCCCGCAAACCGTAACCCAAGGCATGGGTTTGGTCAGCGGCTCGGTACAATTCATCCGCAAAGACCCTGATTTCAGCGAAAAACCTTACAACATCAACGCCTCCCTGACCGCAGGCAGCAACGACCGCCGCGACGGTTCGCTTGAAGCCGAATTCGGCGGCAAATACGGCTACGTCCGCAGCAATATTTCCCATAACGAGGCCGGCGACTACAAAGACGGCTCAGGCAAACGCGTCCACTCCCATTTCAAACGCGACAGCCAAATGCTGCAACTGGGCATCACCCCGACCGAAAACACCACCATCGCCGGCACATACGAACGCAGCAGAGCCAAGGTCGCCTACGCCGACCGCATGATGGACGGCAGCAAATTCGACCGCGACGCATGGAACGTCCGCTTTACCCAACGCAACCTCACCCCTTGGTTCAGCGAACTCGAATTGCGCTACGGTGAAAGCGAAATCGACCACGTCATGGACACATACAGCCTGCGCACCATCCGCAATCCCGCAGGCAAACAGATTAAAAACGCCAACAACCCCAAACGCAATACCGACACAGGTCGTCTGAAAGCCACCTTCGATTGGGATAACCTCAACCTGCAAACCGGCGTAGATTATATGGACGACGTACACGTCGCCCGCATGGAACGCGGCGGCGACGGTTACCGCCACAAGCCCTATATGCCCAATCAAAGTTTCAAACAATGGGGCGTTTTCACCGAAGCCGCCTGGCAGCAAACCGACAAACAACGTTGGGTAGCAGGCTTGCGCCACGACCGTGTCAAAGCGCATTACGATTCCGCAGACGTAACCGATCCTGTTTTGAAACATCAGAAATTCAACTTGAATTCCGGTTTCTTACGTTGGGAACGTGATACGGATAACGGCTTGAAATACTACGCCGGATTCGGTATCGCCGAACGCTCGCCCGACTACTGGGAACGTCTGCGCGCCAAAAAGAAAATCATCCATCCCGAACAAAACCGCCAAATCGATGCGGGCATCATCTGGAAACGTCCCAACCTCCATGCCTCCGTATCCGTATTCGGCAGCGATGTCAAAAACTTCATCATACTCGAACGCCAAGGCACGGATTTAGGCGTACGCAACGTTAAAGCCTCGCGTTTCGGCGGCGAAGCCGAAGTCAAATGGACGTTTGCACCCAATTGGGAAATCGGCAGCAGCCTCGCCTACACCCACGGCAAAAACCGTACCGACGGCAAACCTTTGGCGCAAACCCCGCCGCTCGAGTGGAACAACACCCTCGCCTTCGACAACGGCAAATTCAGCGCAGGCGCGTTATGGCGCGTCGTGGCGAAACAAAACCGTTACAGCAAAGGTCAAGGCAATATCGTCGGTCAGGACATCGGCGCCTCTTCCGGCTTCGGCGTACTCTCGCTCAATGCCGGCTGGAAATTCAGCAAATACGCTACCTTGCAGGCCGGTATAGACAACGTGTTCAACAAAACCTATGCCGAATTCGTCAGCAAAGGCGGCGACCCTTCAGCAGGCACGCAAACCTTGCGCGTCAACGAACCCGGCCGTACCGCTTGGTTGAGGTTGCAAGCGAAATTCTGA
- a CDS encoding PIG-L deacetylase family protein has product MLLLVLFCMILCLLVIAAFIVASIRRKRFAYDVSRDYEYGQLPKSATVSLREGELILPDTIGANDTVIARINVKSGWLGRLVMPWIGVKTNRGEWRAYVEHGGNGARYLNLTDTFDDGSRKITLSGNRVSLPDQEVELSVYPRECLSGKKILVLAPHADDAELAAYGLYEKHAADTLVVTITAGEGGSFHYNNLYARNPEQMQAQYLQKGRMRVWNSLTVPLLAGVSSENILQLGYFDSTLQVMKQNPDADVKSTKLDTADVNLFRRANTSPLSKGLNGGSNWRGLVNNLAYIIETFQPDIIVSPSPNIDAHKDHQYTTIAAVEALKQLDYRKGSLFLHTLHFLSDDFPIGKSGSMLSLPPMFGQPFHFHSVYSLPLNKEEQNRKLLALDAMNDIRPNANGYADWKTMIFRGLNGLRHHVFDIDRDLVNRFVRSNELFYVVPVSDVHQEDSYQKIVQCG; this is encoded by the coding sequence ATGTTATTGCTAGTATTGTTTTGCATGATACTTTGCCTGCTTGTAATTGCTGCCTTTATCGTGGCATCAATTCGCAGAAAACGCTTTGCTTACGATGTCAGCCGCGATTACGAATACGGTCAATTGCCCAAGTCGGCGACAGTCAGTTTGCGTGAGGGCGAACTGATCTTGCCCGACACCATCGGCGCGAATGATACGGTAATCGCCAGAATCAACGTGAAATCAGGTTGGCTGGGCAGATTGGTGATGCCTTGGATCGGCGTCAAAACCAACCGCGGGGAATGGCGGGCGTATGTCGAACATGGCGGCAACGGCGCGCGCTACCTCAATTTGACCGATACCTTCGACGACGGCAGCAGAAAAATTACATTAAGCGGCAACCGCGTGTCCCTGCCTGATCAGGAAGTCGAATTGTCGGTTTATCCGCGTGAGTGTTTGAGCGGTAAAAAAATCCTGGTCCTTGCGCCCCATGCGGATGATGCGGAATTGGCGGCTTACGGATTATATGAAAAACATGCTGCCGATACGTTGGTGGTTACGATTACCGCAGGGGAGGGCGGCAGCTTCCATTACAACAATCTGTATGCGCGCAATCCCGAGCAAATGCAGGCGCAGTATCTGCAAAAGGGCAGGATGCGCGTATGGAACAGCCTGACCGTGCCGCTTTTGGCGGGGGTGTCGTCTGAAAACATTTTGCAGCTCGGCTATTTTGACAGCACATTGCAAGTCATGAAGCAGAATCCTGATGCCGATGTGAAGTCGACCAAACTGGATACGGCGGATGTCAATCTGTTCCGCCGTGCCAATACCTCGCCTTTGTCCAAAGGCTTGAACGGCGGCTCGAATTGGCGCGGTCTGGTCAATAATCTGGCCTATATTATCGAAACCTTCCAGCCCGACATCATCGTCAGCCCGTCGCCCAATATTGATGCACACAAAGACCATCAATATACGACGATTGCTGCGGTTGAAGCGTTGAAACAATTGGATTATCGGAAAGGCTCGCTGTTTTTGCATACGCTGCATTTTTTGAGCGACGATTTCCCGATCGGCAAGTCCGGCTCGATGTTGAGCCTGCCGCCGATGTTCGGTCAGCCGTTCCATTTCCACTCCGTTTATTCCCTGCCTTTGAACAAGGAAGAGCAGAACCGCAAACTGCTGGCGCTGGACGCGATGAACGATATCCGCCCCAACGCCAACGGGTATGCGGACTGGAAAACCATGATATTCCGCGGCTTGAACGGCTTGCGCCATCATGTATTTGATATCGATAGGGATTTGGTCAACCGTTTTGTCCGCAGCAATGAATTGTTTTACGTTGTTCCTGTCAGTGATGTGCATCAGGAAGACAGTTATCAAAAAATCGTCCAATGCGGCTGA
- the pntB gene encoding Re/Si-specific NAD(P)(+) transhydrogenase subunit beta, which translates to MSSGLVTAAYIVAAILFIFSLAGLSKQETAKQGCYSGVAGMAVALFVTVFSENTHGLGWIIIAMLIGAAIGIYKAKKVEMTEMPELIALLHSFVGLAAVLVGFNSYIAPGNVSHDMHTIHLVEVYLGIFIGAVTFTGSLVAFGKLNGKISSAPLQLPAKHKLNLAALVLSFILMLVFVSVDGSGFILILMTLIALAFGWHLVASIGGADMPVVVSMLNSYSGWAAAAAGFMLSNDLLIVTGALVGSSGAILSYIMCKAMNRSFISVIAGGFGTDGSAAASGSQEVGEYREVKPAEVAEMLRNASSVIITPGYGMAVAQAQYPVAEITELLRKNGTEVRFGIHPVAGRLPGHMNVLLAEAKVPYDIVLEMDEINDDFPETDVVLVIGANDTVNPAAQTDPNSPIAGMPVLEVWKAKEVVVFKRSMNTGYAGVQNPLFFNENSVMCFGDAKKTVDEILAELKK; encoded by the coding sequence ATGTCTTCAGGACTCGTTACAGCGGCGTACATCGTAGCCGCGATACTGTTCATCTTCTCGCTGGCAGGGCTGTCCAAGCAGGAAACCGCCAAGCAGGGCTGTTATTCCGGCGTAGCGGGGATGGCGGTCGCCTTGTTCGTTACCGTGTTTTCCGAAAACACCCACGGACTGGGCTGGATCATCATCGCCATGCTGATTGGCGCCGCCATCGGCATCTACAAAGCTAAAAAAGTAGAAATGACCGAAATGCCCGAGCTGATTGCGCTTTTGCACAGCTTCGTCGGCTTGGCAGCCGTTTTGGTCGGCTTCAACAGCTATATCGCGCCGGGCAACGTTTCGCACGATATGCACACCATCCATCTGGTCGAAGTCTATTTGGGCATCTTCATCGGCGCCGTAACCTTTACCGGCTCGCTGGTCGCGTTCGGCAAGCTCAACGGTAAAATCAGCAGCGCGCCGCTGCAACTGCCCGCCAAACACAAGCTCAACCTCGCCGCATTGGTTTTATCCTTTATCCTGATGCTGGTGTTCGTATCCGTTGACGGCAGCGGCTTCATCCTGATCCTGATGACCCTGATCGCCCTCGCATTCGGCTGGCACTTGGTCGCCTCCATCGGCGGCGCGGATATGCCCGTGGTCGTGTCCATGCTGAACTCCTATTCCGGCTGGGCGGCCGCAGCGGCAGGCTTCATGCTCTCCAACGACCTGCTTATCGTTACCGGCGCACTTGTCGGCTCCAGCGGCGCGATTCTGTCCTACATCATGTGTAAAGCCATGAACCGATCCTTCATCTCCGTCATCGCAGGCGGCTTCGGTACCGACGGTTCCGCCGCAGCCTCAGGCAGCCAAGAAGTTGGTGAATACCGCGAAGTCAAACCCGCCGAAGTCGCCGAAATGCTGCGCAACGCCAGCAGCGTCATCATCACCCCGGGCTACGGCATGGCAGTGGCGCAGGCGCAATACCCCGTTGCCGAAATCACCGAGCTTTTGCGTAAAAACGGCACCGAAGTACGCTTCGGCATCCACCCCGTCGCCGGCCGTCTGCCCGGTCATATGAACGTACTGCTCGCCGAAGCCAAAGTACCCTACGACATCGTGTTGGAAATGGACGAAATCAACGACGACTTCCCCGAAACCGACGTAGTGCTGGTTATCGGCGCGAACGACACCGTCAACCCCGCCGCCCAAACCGACCCGAACAGCCCGATTGCCGGCATGCCCGTATTGGAAGTGTGGAAGGCAAAAGAAGTCGTCGTCTTCAAACGCTCGATGAACACCGGCTACGCAGGCGTACAAAACCCGCTGTTCTTCAACGAAAACAGCGTAATGTGCTTCGGCGACGCGAAGAAAACCGTTGACGAGATTTTGGCGGAATTGAAGAAATAA
- the serB gene encoding phosphoserine phosphatase SerB, whose protein sequence is MPHALVLQFPSAEALPSALLTRLPEPDYADEKRMRFIVEEGFSLSGADAALLDSRQIDHAVLPDRAFGELGLIVSDMDSTLITIECVDEIAAGVGLKDRVAEITERSMRGELDFEQSLRSRVALLAGLDERVLAEVYENVLQLSPGAEFLLDECKAHGVKFMLVSGGFTFFTERLQQRLGFEYQHANVLEIENGKLTGRLKGRIIDAQAKADLLREYRDRLGLQPHQVLAMGDGANDIPMLKEAGVGVAYRAKPKAQAVADACINFGGLERVRGWFK, encoded by the coding sequence ATGCCGCACGCCCTCGTCCTCCAATTCCCCTCCGCCGAAGCCCTGCCTTCCGCCCTCCTCACCCGCCTGCCCGAGCCTGATTACGCCGATGAAAAACGTATGCGTTTTATCGTTGAAGAAGGGTTTTCTTTAAGCGGGGCAGACGCGGCGTTGCTGGACAGCCGTCAAATCGACCACGCCGTGTTGCCCGATAGGGCGTTTGGCGAACTCGGGCTGATTGTCAGCGATATGGATTCGACGCTGATTACCATTGAATGTGTCGATGAAATTGCGGCGGGCGTCGGCTTGAAAGACCGCGTGGCGGAAATTACCGAACGCTCGATGCGCGGCGAATTGGATTTCGAGCAGTCTTTGCGCAGCCGCGTCGCCCTGTTGGCGGGATTGGACGAGCGGGTTTTGGCGGAGGTTTATGAAAACGTTTTGCAGCTCTCGCCCGGCGCGGAATTTTTGCTGGACGAATGCAAGGCGCACGGCGTGAAATTCATGCTGGTGTCGGGCGGATTCACGTTTTTCACCGAAAGGCTGCAACAACGCCTCGGCTTCGAATACCAACACGCCAATGTTTTGGAAATTGAAAACGGCAAGCTGACAGGTCGTCTGAAAGGCAGAATCATCGACGCGCAGGCAAAGGCGGATTTATTGCGCGAATACCGCGACCGCCTCGGATTGCAGCCGCATCAGGTTTTGGCGATGGGCGACGGTGCGAACGATATTCCGATGCTCAAAGAAGCGGGCGTAGGCGTGGCTTACCGCGCCAAACCGAAAGCGCAGGCAGTCGCCGATGCCTGCATCAACTTCGGCGGGCTGGAGCGCGTCAGGGGTTGGTTTAAATAA
- a CDS encoding TraB/GumN family protein produces the protein MNKLLSLLAVCLAIVPLSACKQEVSEKPAAKQEKAASVVIRPELNWDTPKLTSNVWKISKAGQPDSYLVGTIHIGKPNATLSKDAKNLLASAEQLVTEADMLPQINDEEMAKYQEFMQKIYSQDSLKSKLGDKNFELLQQDFMKSPELAQMAPYIDHMHPWAVLLFALSIYPPEYSNQTGVDILLSKAAQESGKTRLALEDVMDFSQIFASQSEKLMIKMLTLRTNEEYAERETKRLFNAYEKGKFEDLPLVQTEFEKEFAQKYPDTIPALSWVRSDLLIKRNQNWLPKIKEISAKKKTVFAVGIMHLMSEQGLIEKLRKEGYQVTPEPSILMW, from the coding sequence TAAACAGGAGGTTTCGGAGAAACCGGCAGCAAAGCAAGAAAAAGCGGCTTCTGTTGTTATCCGTCCTGAATTGAATTGGGATACCCCTAAATTAACCAGTAATGTTTGGAAAATCAGTAAAGCTGGGCAGCCGGATTCTTATTTGGTCGGTACCATCCATATCGGTAAGCCCAATGCCACCTTGTCTAAAGATGCAAAGAATCTGCTGGCATCTGCCGAACAGTTGGTTACCGAGGCCGATATGCTGCCCCAGATCAATGATGAAGAGATGGCGAAATATCAAGAGTTTATGCAAAAAATTTATAGTCAAGATTCTTTGAAATCCAAGTTGGGCGATAAGAATTTTGAACTGTTGCAACAGGACTTTATGAAAAGTCCGGAGTTGGCTCAGATGGCACCGTACATCGACCACATGCATCCTTGGGCGGTGTTGCTGTTTGCTTTAAGTATTTATCCGCCTGAATACAGCAACCAGACAGGTGTGGATATTTTGCTGTCGAAAGCGGCACAAGAGTCCGGTAAAACACGCCTTGCTTTAGAGGATGTGATGGATTTTTCTCAAATTTTTGCCAGTCAGTCGGAAAAGTTGATGATTAAAATGTTGACATTGAGAACGAATGAAGAGTATGCCGAGCGGGAAACCAAACGTCTTTTCAATGCCTATGAGAAAGGAAAGTTCGAGGATTTACCTTTGGTGCAAACTGAATTCGAAAAGGAATTTGCTCAAAAGTATCCCGATACTATTCCCGCTTTATCTTGGGTACGCAGCGATTTGCTGATTAAGCGCAATCAAAATTGGCTGCCGAAAATCAAAGAGATATCTGCTAAAAAGAAAACGGTTTTTGCCGTAGGCATCATGCACCTGATGTCTGAACAAGGCTTGATTGAGAAGTTGCGCAAGGAGGGTTATCAGGTGACGCCGGAGCCTTCAATCTTGATGTGGTAA
- a CDS encoding class I SAM-dependent methyltransferase — MNLSPEQTAAQLRCPHDEAGTAFGQMMNLRNLTQILGSFEAVQLQNGDRILETGCGNGGLLGYILSQAENLHYTGLEISPLMHAQAQAFNAPFLEAGLANYRLYDGGALPFTDESFDKIVSVNTVYFWDDAPSALSELSRVLKSGGRLCLNFCEKDFMAKLPFAAHGFALYDAADIRSLSGNLPLRCIREQRSRDWAVSKSGNLVRREFVIVVFEKY; from the coding sequence ATGAACCTGTCCCCCGAACAAACCGCCGCCCAACTGCGCTGCCCGCATGACGAAGCGGGAACAGCGTTCGGGCAGATGATGAACCTGCGCAACCTGACACAGATTCTCGGTTCATTTGAAGCGGTGCAGCTGCAAAACGGAGACCGCATCCTAGAAACGGGTTGCGGCAACGGCGGGCTGCTCGGCTACATTTTGTCGCAGGCAGAAAACCTGCATTACACAGGTTTGGAAATTTCCCCGTTAATGCACGCACAGGCGCAGGCATTCAATGCCCCGTTTCTCGAAGCAGGGCTGGCGAATTACCGGCTGTACGACGGCGGCGCGCTGCCTTTTACCGATGAAAGCTTCGACAAAATCGTTTCCGTCAATACCGTCTATTTTTGGGACGACGCACCAAGCGCGCTTTCAGAACTGAGCCGCGTGCTGAAATCCGGCGGGCGGCTATGCCTGAATTTTTGCGAAAAAGACTTTATGGCGAAACTGCCGTTTGCCGCGCACGGCTTCGCGCTCTATGATGCCGCCGACATCCGCTCTCTGTCGGGAAACCTGCCGTTGCGCTGCATTCGGGAACAGCGAAGCCGCGATTGGGCGGTCAGCAAAAGCGGCAATCTGGTGCGGAGGGAGTTTGTCATAGTCGTCTTTGAAAAATACTAA
- the lpxH gene encoding UDP-2,3-diacylglucosamine diphosphatase has translation MPIYFISDLHLSESHPELTELFLRFMREKAPKARSVYILGDLFDFWIGDDEQSELTQTIAQAIQSVVQRGVECFFVHGNRDFLIGKQFAAQSGMKLLPEYAVVDLYGSSALICHGDTLCIDDARYQKFRKVVHQKWLQRLFLSLPLALRLKIARKIRRTSKQGKQYKAAEIMDVQPQFTADIVRRHHAQLLIHGHTHREHIHQEDGFTRIVLGDWKPDYASILEVDEQGFRFVPL, from the coding sequence ATGCCGATTTACTTTATTTCCGATTTGCACCTGAGCGAATCCCATCCCGAATTGACCGAATTGTTTTTGCGCTTTATGCGCGAAAAAGCACCAAAGGCGCGTTCGGTTTATATTTTGGGGGATTTGTTTGATTTTTGGATAGGCGACGACGAACAATCCGAATTGACCCAAACCATCGCGCAAGCGATTCAATCGGTCGTGCAGCGCGGGGTGGAATGTTTCTTTGTACACGGCAATCGGGATTTTTTGATCGGAAAGCAATTTGCAGCGCAATCCGGTATGAAGTTGCTGCCCGAATATGCGGTGGTCGATTTATACGGCAGCTCTGCCTTGATTTGCCACGGAGATACTTTGTGTATCGATGATGCGCGTTATCAGAAGTTCAGAAAGGTTGTTCACCAAAAATGGCTGCAACGCCTATTCCTAAGCCTGCCGCTTGCCCTGCGCCTGAAAATCGCCCGCAAAATACGCCGCACCAGCAAGCAGGGCAAACAATATAAAGCTGCCGAAATCATGGACGTCCAGCCGCAATTCACCGCAGATATTGTGCGTCGGCATCATGCCCAACTGTTGATTCACGGACACACCCACCGTGAGCATATCCATCAGGAAGATGGCTTTACCCGTATTGTGTTGGGGGACTGGAAGCCTGATTACGCTTCCATACTGGAGGTTGATGAACAGGGTTTCCGGTTTGTTCCTTTATAA
- a CDS encoding Re/Si-specific NAD(P)(+) transhydrogenase subunit alpha: MKIGIPRESLSGETRVACTPATVALLSKLGFETVVESGAGLAASLDDAAYQTAGATVADKATVWACPLIYKVNAPSEGELPLLKEGQTIVSFLWPRQNEALVEALRAKKVNALAMDMVPRISRAQALDALSSMANISGYRAVIEAANAFGRFFTGQITAAGKVPPAQVLVIGAGVAGLAAIGTANSLGAVVRAFDTRLEVAEQIESMGGKFLKLDFPQESGGSGDGYAKVMSDEFIAAEMKLFAEQAKEVDIIITTAAIPGKPAPKLITKEMVESMKSGSVIVDLAAATGGNCELTKPGELFVTDNGVKIIGYTDMANRLAGQASQLYATNLVNLTKLLSPNKDGEITLDFEDVIIRNMTVTRDGEITFPPPPIQVSAQPQQTSSEKAAPAAKPEPKPLPLWKKLAPAVIAAVLVLWVGAVAPAAFLNHFIVFVLACVIGYYVVWNVSHSLHTPLMSVTNAISGIIVVGALLQISQGNGFVTLLAFIAILIASINIFGGFFVTRRMLNMFRKG; this comes from the coding sequence ATGAAAATCGGTATCCCACGCGAGTCATTATCCGGCGAAACCCGCGTCGCCTGTACGCCTGCCACCGTTGCCCTGTTGAGCAAACTGGGCTTTGAAACCGTTGTCGAAAGCGGCGCAGGTTTGGCGGCAAGTTTGGACGATGCCGCTTACCAAACAGCAGGCGCGACCGTTGCCGACAAAGCGACGGTTTGGGCCTGTCCTTTGATTTATAAGGTCAACGCGCCGTCCGAAGGCGAGCTGCCGCTGCTCAAAGAAGGGCAGACCATTGTCAGCTTCCTGTGGCCGCGCCAAAACGAGGCTTTGGTGGAAGCCTTGCGCGCCAAGAAAGTGAACGCGTTGGCGATGGACATGGTACCCCGCATTTCGCGCGCGCAGGCTTTGGACGCTTTGTCTTCGATGGCAAACATCAGCGGCTACCGCGCCGTGATTGAAGCCGCCAACGCCTTTGGCCGTTTCTTCACCGGTCAAATCACTGCCGCCGGCAAAGTGCCGCCCGCGCAGGTTTTGGTGATTGGTGCAGGTGTGGCGGGTTTGGCGGCAATCGGTACGGCAAACTCGCTCGGCGCAGTGGTGCGCGCGTTTGATACCCGCTTGGAAGTGGCGGAACAAATCGAATCGATGGGCGGCAAGTTCCTGAAACTCGACTTCCCGCAAGAATCGGGCGGCAGCGGCGACGGCTACGCCAAAGTGATGAGCGACGAATTTATCGCCGCCGAGATGAAGCTCTTTGCCGAACAGGCGAAAGAGGTGGACATCATCATCACTACCGCCGCCATTCCGGGCAAACCCGCGCCCAAGCTGATTACCAAAGAAATGGTGGAAAGCATGAAATCCGGCTCCGTCATCGTCGATTTGGCGGCGGCGACGGGCGGTAACTGCGAACTCACCAAGCCGGGCGAATTGTTCGTAACCGACAACGGCGTGAAAATCATCGGCTACACCGACATGGCAAACCGCCTTGCCGGACAGGCTTCCCAGCTTTACGCCACCAACTTGGTGAATCTGACCAAGCTGTTAAGCCCGAACAAAGACGGCGAAATCACGTTGGACTTCGAAGACGTGATTATCCGTAACATGACCGTTACCCGCGACGGCGAAATCACCTTCCCGCCTCCGCCGATTCAAGTTTCCGCCCAGCCGCAGCAAACGTCGTCTGAAAAAGCCGCGCCTGCCGCCAAGCCTGAGCCGAAACCCCTTCCCCTGTGGAAAAAACTCGCGCCCGCCGTCATCGCCGCCGTATTGGTGCTGTGGGTCGGAGCGGTCGCGCCCGCAGCATTCTTGAACCACTTTATCGTGTTCGTCCTCGCCTGCGTCATCGGCTACTACGTCGTTTGGAACGTCAGCCACTCGCTGCATACCCCGCTGATGTCCGTGACCAACGCCATTTCCGGCATCATCGTCGTCGGCGCGCTGCTGCAAATCAGCCAAGGCAACGGCTTCGTTACCCTGCTGGCCTTCATCGCCATCCTGATTGCCAGCATCAACATCTTCGGCGGCTTCTTCGTAACGCGCCGGATGTTGAACATGTTTAGGAAAGGGTAA